The following is a genomic window from Rhododendron vialii isolate Sample 1 chromosome 9a, ASM3025357v1.
ATGAACAAGTATATTGGCTGATTACTTAACCTGGAGCCACATAGCCTATGGAACCCTTGATTGCAAGTGAATTGGTCTCATCACCATTATAACTGCTATCTATGGTGAGGAAACTAGCCAGCCCAAAATCCCCCACGTGAGCAGTCATGTCTTCGTCCATGAGGACGTTGTTGGGCTTCAGATCACAATGAACAATTGACGTTTCACAACTGTGGTGAAGGTAGTCTAACGCACACATAATGTCGATGGCTATGTCCAACCTTTgttgaaggtccaagttcatTGCTTGCCATGGTGCATCTTCTCCTGGATGCAACCAATTCTCCAAACTTCCATTGGGCATGTACTCGTAAACTATTGCCTTAAAATCTTGACGTGCATGGTTGATGCTTGAACATGCGGTTATAATTTTTAGAAGATTTCTATGCCTTGTGTTTTTCAGGGCTTCACATTCGGCAATGAAGCTCCTGGAAGCTCCTCCCTGGTCAAGATTGAGCACCTTGACCGCAATAGGTTTTTCGCCTTCATGGAGAAGTCCTTTGTACACGGTGCCAAAACTTCCAGCTCCAATTAAGTTTGTTGAAGAGAACCCATTTGTAGCTTTACTGAGCTGATCGTATGAAACCCTCAGGAAATTGTCTCCAATGGATGATTGAATAAGAGATTTGTCTCTCTGCTTTCGTTTCCGAAGAAACACAACCAAAAGTGCTACCAATGATAGACACAGGATCAAACAAGCAGTTGGGATAATAATTTCTATGCGAAAGCGATTTCCCTTCTTTGTGAACTCTTGACTCAGGCAAGCAAGCAACTGCAATTCTGCAATGCCTCCACAAAGCCCTGTGTTTCCAACAAGTGAAATTATACTCAAGTTTCTGAAGATCCCATGTGAGGGCACCTCACCAACCAGGTTGTTAAAGGACAAATTCAGGTCCTTCAAAAACATGAGCGCTGCTAGATCTTCTGGAATTTGGCCGGACAAGTTGTTGTGCGAAAGATCCAGTGTTTCAATTCCTTTCAAGGAGCTAAAAGAGGGAGGAATACTACCCTGGAACATGTTAAACTCCAGAAGAAGGCTTTCCAATCTCAAGCAATTTCCCAGAGTACTAGGAATATGTCCAGACAAGTTGTTGTTTGAAACATCAAGTTCCTGGAGATTGTTCAATTTCCCAATTTCGAGTGGCAGCAGACCGGTAAAAAAATTGTGAGCCAAGTTGATGGAGGATAAAGTGGAGAGAAGGCTTATGGTTTGGGGTATCGGACCTACTAAGAGATTATATGAAAGATTCAAGATTTGCAAGTCTAGGGTGTTTTCAAAACTTGAAGGTATGGTTCCATTGAAGTTGTTCTCATGCAGATATAGCCCAAATATTCGTGTGAGATTTCCAATGCTTTTTGGGATGGGACCAGACAGTTTATTTCTGCTAAAATCTAATAGTTTGAGGTTTCTAAGCTTCCCTATTTCAAAGGGGATGACACCTGAAAAAAAGTTTTGTTCCAAACCAAAGTTAGCTAAGTTGACTAAGGTGGAAATTCCCGGGGGAATGTTTCCAACTAGCTGGTTTCGTCCAGCTAGAAACTCATCAAGGTGACTCGAGAGATTGGCTATGGAAGTGGGTAAAACGCCACCAAAACCattttcatcaaaatcaaatttttgtagCTTGCTGCAGTTGGTTAATGAATTGATGAACCTCAAGTCGTTAGCATTCCCGGAGCCTAAATGGTTTACACCCAGACGTAGCCTCGTTAGATCCTTCATCATTCTCCCTCGGTCAAAGGGAACTGGCCCTAAGAGGTTGCTAGCTGATACATCAAGCATTTTCATTCTAGATGCATTAGAAAGAGACACTGGAAAGGTTCCCGACAATAGGTTTTCCCCAACGACTATACTTTGCAGGTTAGGGAGTGTGAGGCCAATATCTTGGGGTAAACTGCCGGTAAGTTGGTTTATTAAAATGAATAGGTGCGTAAGAGTTGAGATATTATAAAGTGCGAGAGGGACAGTACCTGACAATTTATTCATTCCAATGCTAAATACCCGAAGGTTGGGAAGCAGACCGATTGAATGTGGAATAGTTCCTGTGATACTATTCACTCCCAAATCAACTgttcggaggagagagaggttaCCAAGAGATGGTGGAATCCCTCCGATGAGATTGTTGGTGAAAAGGTCAAGATAAGTGAGCTTGGAGAGAGAACTAAACGAGGCTGGAATTTTTCCAACTAGATCATTATACGATAAATCAATGCTACTGAGGTAGTTTGACAAATTGGTTGGAATTACCCCTTGAAGAGAATTGGTACTGAAATTCAGATGTTGCAACCTGGACAAGCGGCTGAGCTCCTGGGGGATTTTTCCTTGGAAGTTGTTGTCCTGGAGGTAAAGAGATCTGAGGAAAGAGAGATTTCCAAAGAAAGGTGACATGGTTCCCCTCAGACTTTTGCTCCTCAAGTCCAAAACCACTACTCTCTTATGCTTGCGACTGCATGTTACTCCGTTCCATTTGCAGAAATGAAAGGAATTATTCCAGGAACTTAATGAGCCAAGCAGATCCTCGGCTATAAGTTCCTTGAATGAAAGCAATGCTAATTGATCCGTCTCGTTGCTCAATCTGCAAGCTACTTTTGTGCCAGTGGTGAAAAATAACACCAAGCTGAGTAGCTTCATCTTGTGAAGTAACAGAGATGACGAGATCAACGTCATCAACTTGAGAATTCTAAACATAGGGAGATTTGAACGAAGAACAAGAATGTTGCTCCCTTCAAGGCATGTCAACACTGATTTATAGTGCAAGTATATTTATAGTCTCCTCCCCTACTTTGCTTTTTTACTTGTATTCTTACTGTTTCTGAGTGTTATTAGTATCataaaattggatttttttaaaatatcaagGATCTGTATTATCTAATTTGTTTATGCTCTTGAAAAACCACTTAAATTGCTTTTTTACAGTTATTTTTCTTGACCTCTAGATTcaaatcattatttttttttttttgacaaacataTACCCTGATGACGTGCACTGCATTGACATTAAGATATTGTTAACCCATGTTATTAGCACATATTGGTTTCATGTCAGGGCCAGCTTGCGCACCTTTACTAATCCTTGGAGATCGATTCCACCATATGGACTAATCTCATAAGAATTGATACGAGGTTTTGAGCTTTGAGACTTAGGAAGTATGAGCCAGCTATGCAATTAAGATCAGACTGGGAAGGGCCAGCCGCCAACATAGACCTGACCTGCATTTCCTTGAGATGACAGCCAAAGACTTTACCTTCAAT
Proteins encoded in this region:
- the LOC131299860 gene encoding putative receptor-like protein kinase At3g47110, which gives rise to MTLISSSLLLHKMKLLSLVLFFTTGTKVACRLSNETDQLALLSFKELIAEDLLGSLSSWNNSFHFCKWNGVTCSRKHKRVVVLDLRSKSLRGTMSPFFGNLSFLRSLYLQDNNFQGKIPQELSRLSRLQHLNFSTNSLQGVIPTNLSNYLSSIDLSYNDLVGKIPASFSSLSKLTYLDLFTNNLIGGIPPSLGNLSLLRTVDLGVNSITGTIPHSIGLLPNLRVFSIGMNKLSGTVPLALYNISTLTHLFILINQLTGSLPQDIGLTLPNLQSIVVGENLLSGTFPVSLSNASRMKMLDVSASNLLGPVPFDRGRMMKDLTRLRLGVNHLGSGNANDLRFINSLTNCSKLQKFDFDENGFGGVLPTSIANLSSHLDEFLAGRNQLVGNIPPGISTLVNLANFGLEQNFFSGVIPFEIGKLRNLKLLDFSRNKLSGPIPKSIGNLTRIFGLYLHENNFNGTIPSSFENTLDLQILNLSYNLLVGPIPQTISLLSTLSSINLAHNFFTGLLPLEIGKLNNLQELDVSNNNLSGHIPSTLGNCLRLESLLLEFNMFQGSIPPSFSSLKGIETLDLSHNNLSGQIPEDLAALMFLKDLNLSFNNLVGEVPSHGIFRNLSIISLVGNTGLCGGIAELQLLACLSQEFTKKGNRFRIEIIIPTACLILCLSLVALLVVFLRKRKQRDKSLIQSSIGDNFLRVSYDQLSKATNGFSSTNLIGAGSFGTVYKGLLHEGEKPIAVKVLNLDQGGASRSFIAECEALKNTRHRNLLKIITACSSINHARQDFKAIVYEYMPNGSLENWLHPGEDAPWQAMNLDLQQRLDIAIDIMCALDYLHHSCETSIVHCDLKPNNVLMDEDMTAHVGDFGLASFLTIDSSYNGDETNSLAIKGSIGYVAPEYGVGGKISTQGDVYSYGILLLEMLTGKRPTDEMFIDGQSLHKLCKSALPEQVMGIADSLMLFEEPKEARNDVDQNEKIGQAKVRECLISLMRIGVACSVESPGERMNVRDAVIGLTTIKEVFLGVGIHDKR